The Columba livia isolate bColLiv1 breed racing homer chromosome 2, bColLiv1.pat.W.v2, whole genome shotgun sequence genome includes the window AAGTATTTTactactgtaaaaaaaatactgtaaaatagaGACCTTCTTGGCTAGTTTAAGACTGCTTGAAATCTTATGATATAAAGTTTATAGTAAAAGTATGCTTAACAACATTGTATTAATGGTTTATTAATAGGTAGATCACataaaaggtgaaaagaaaaacatttgctaGATGGCATAAATACAATAACTTTAGGAATAtatgaacacacaaactttgTAAAGCTTAAGTGAGTAacctaaaataaaacagatttattttttttttatgaaatagTGCAAAAGGTAGTGGTTTTCGCTGAGATAAGTCATGGAAAACTACCAAACATAATTTTCTGAGGACATTTTGATTAGGGATTTAACCTGGAGACTTTAAGTGGCAAGGAATATGATAATGTTATTGTGAAAAAACACCTATCTTCATGGGGCATATATGGAATCTTTTCAGTGCATGTTTTCAGAGGTTGTTTTGCTTTAGAACTGTGGCATAAGCTGGCTGGTTACAAGCCACACGGCTGTTTCTAAAGGTGAATTGTCTGTATGATGTCCAAGTGTTTCTGATAGGTTTCTAGCAATATGTCCCAAATTGAAATGGCATTTTATGCTCGATTTTTACAGGATTATCCCTCTATTGCTCATCTGGTACAGAAGCTTAGTGAGAACAATATTCAGACAATCTTTGCTGTTACTGAAGAGTTTCAGGCAGTTTATAAGGTAAAGATAAATAACACATTTCTGATCTCtgtacttttttcccctcaagcaCTAAGACTGACTCAGATTTtctctaaaataattaaaattacttaaaataataatggaaaTAAGCGATCATGGAAGTAATGTTTTACTACTCACGTTTTTTACTATTAAGCCTTTTTTTACTTGTTAAAATTGatactctgtgtgtgtgtaatttcCAAGGAGAAAGTGCCCCTTGCCCCTCTTTCTACTTTGTAGgtaggagggagcagagaacaTGTTTGCAgtgttaatttttattaatatttttacagcaaAATAGCTGAGGAGGGTGTGGACGCTGAATCAAGATACATGTTTATGAAAGAATGTGTTTTGTCCTTTGTGGTCTATTTATATTCctcatgtttaaaataaactaaactGCTGGATGTGATTGTGAAATAGGAAATGACTGTTTAAAGAGATGCATATTTTTCCTCGTTTTAACCTAACaaggtggtttttgtttttttgggggagggggaTTTAAACtatattaaatgtttttctcttttttttggaaATCATATTTTATCTGCCTATCTTCAATGCACTGAAAGTGTAGTTCTTCTTTAAGATCTTGAGGATATATTGTATGTGGTCAACTTGTGCAAGATGAGGTCTCAGTATTCTATTACCAAATTgaatataaaaatgcaaaggagaagagagggcaAGATGTTTGTTTATATTAGTAGTGCTGTGTGTAATCTCAAAAATCATGAAAAGCACTAGCAACACCTgtagctttgttttttttcaagtactTGATCTTGACTAGTTAAGCCGCTAAAGCATTTTATGTCCATACAGATATTTTTAGTACAAGTTGTACTTTCTTTGATAGTAAGactgtaattttccttttacttttgtAAATATTGAAAGGAACTGAAAAATCTGATACCAAAATCAGCAGTGGGAACATTGTCTTCAAACTCCAGCAATGTGATCCAGCTGATCATTGATGCATACAATGTAAGTTCTGATTTTATTTGGGTTgtattactttttcttgcttctaaGTTATTACGAGTTTTTCAGGCAGATAGTTCAAGgtagattttattattttctgcaaaatagGACATTAGTGTACTAAACTGAAAATATACCACCATTGTGGTAAAATCATGTTAGCCATTTGGATGCTGTGGCAATAAGAAGTTAGATGACTAGAAAGATACATTCTTAGAACCACTTGAAAACATTGTGGAAAGAAGTTACCAtccatgttttccctttttaaaaaatgaaatctgcAACCAAAGTGCATACTGTTTCTTCAGCATCTTCGGGTCTTTGCCTTCCTTCCTCATGGAAAAGGGCTATTTTTCAGCCTCTTAACCCCAAAGAAAATGTCTTCATCAACCTCAGGGACTCCTGGGTTTGgctccaaaatattttcttccttgctgtgTTGTGTAAATGAGCCCCATATCACCTTTGGAGCACATGGTGCAAACAAGTGCCTCCAACACCTGTGGAGACCTTCCCTGACATTGTATAACGGGGTTCAGCCATGAGCAGGGGTCACCACGGCCTGACTGTGGGCAGCCCTGGGCTGAGGTTTCTCAGCACATTGGATTTTACATCATTCCAGAGTGACCATGGCATTGGCACTTAAACACTATACAACCATagacagtttttctttcagcaaaatGCTTGTGTGACTCAGTCCAAAGTTAGCTAATAACTATTGGTTTAGTCCCTTTCTTCAGAGGTTATCCTGGAAAACAGTAAGCTACCAAAAGGAGTGACCATCAGTTATAAGTCTTTCTGCAAGAATGGAGTGAATGACACACAAGAAGATGGGAGAAAATGTTCTAACATTTCAATTGGAGATGAGGTAACCTACAGTATTTCTGCTGCTactcaaatacaaaattaattttaagtgtCCCaacattcagtattttttaatagtACAGACAAAACTCCTTTTAGTAATGTGGcactctgtttatttttctttgcaggttaaaTTTGAGATTAATGTAACAGCTAATgaatgtccaaagaaaggacaaaatgaaacaattaaaattaaaccaCTGGGATTCACTGAAGAAGTGGAAATTAATCTCCAGTTCATCTGTGAATGTCAGTGTCAAGGTGAAGGAGAACCCAATAGTCCAGCCTGCCATGAAGGAAATGGAACATTTGAATGTGGTGCCTGCAGGTAAATAGATagatattttgtttatttgtgcaaaagagaaatataagAAAGACCTTTGTTTCCTTAATTAGGTTTTACTCAGTTTTACTAACTTTTTTTGTGAAAGGACAAGAATTACTGTTGCAGACCTGTTTCTTTTAGGATATTTTGACATAATACCTTATCTTTGCAAATAATCCCTATGCTGGAATCTGTAGTATTGATCTTGCACTATTGCACAAGTCAGATTTCAAATTTGGCCTTGAGACAGTCCTTTAAAGGATATAGGTCTTCCtgctttttctggtttgtgttttgtggaggttttgttatttaattttgAGGTCCATATAATATGGCAAAATCATGGATTAATGGGACAAAATGAATGGGATTACTTTGATGTTTTTGCAAGTATTCAGTCTAATTATATCCTTGTAATgtgaggtctgctgatttttgAGAAATTCAAAAGCTTTCTAGTCTTTAGATAGGATCTCCTACCCTTACTGGGGTAGCAGGAAGGAGCGAGAAGTCATAATAAGACAACcaccttttattttgcatgGCATCCCCAtctatttttcctgctttatttctAACCTTTTGAGGTCTCGTTACAATGTTTCTTCTAATTGCATGGATCTGTAAAACTTTCAGCGTacatctgattttatttttgtgtactTATGCCTTTGAAATATCCATTATTGCCCATCACGGGAGTTAGATTACACATATATTCCTTACTACATATTTGAAAATTTAGTAAAATGATACTGGATTTTCTGGAGTTACACACcatgaaagcagagcagaatcTTGGAGTTTCAGTTTTGACTGGTTGAAGATAAACCTAGTAAGTCAAGGTTTAAGCCTTTCCCACCCCTTCACCCCGGAAACCTacagcaaaaatgaaaactgtttctTCGTGGAAGCTTTTGAGATAAGAAGGTAAGAGCCAAATGGAATTAAGATCACCTCTAGGAAAACAAGATCCAGGACGTTTATAAAACAGTTTGGGTTCCTTTTCAGTGAActgtaactgaaataaaatctagaattcttatttttcatggTTTAATATGTGAGTTatcaaaaataaagcaacagaTACTGACGTCTCTCTTAGTCCATCCTATACCAAAAGTTCTCTTAAGATCTGCCTGGTGAAGCTGGTGGTGGTAGTTGACGAGGTATTTGACAGACTGAGATGTGTCCCCTTGACTGCTTAGTGCTCTGCAAGTTGAGGAATAAGCCACTTTGTATCCAGTATTTATGATCCATTGCTCCATTTTGCAGTCAGTTTTTGGTGTTCCCTTTAAGTAAGGAGAACTGATTTTCCCATCTTTGTGTAGAAAGACTCCTTAAAGTTGGTATCACTATCACCGGTGTCCCCAGGATTTCAGGTGGGGGAAAACAGACCTGTGAGTAAGAGCAGCCTTGGcctttggcagcagcagcagtttcctGAGGGAACGTTGTCTCTGATCCATGCTCCGTAATGGTTTCTCAGTCACTGCTGGAAACAAGAACGACCTCCACTTGTTGATCCGTAATTTGGCCTTGGTAATGAGAAGTGCTGATCCCCGAAGATctcagctcagcagctctgaagatcagctgctctcctgcctAATTGCTGTTTGTGGGAAATCTTTTCGTTGGAAGATGACAGCAGCTACACTGAACAGTTCTTgttgcttaaaaataattattgttgTGTCACATGAGAGAGGGATTAATAGTGATTTTGTGGCAATGTAATTAGAGGAGGTGACTTGTAGTTTCTCATCTGGAACAAGTAATCAGCAGAGGAGCAATGTAGTCCAGTTTGCTCCAGCAAGAATGCCTACGTAGATGTCAGCTGGAATTGCATTTGAAGTTTAATTCAGAATATTCCTTGAGAGAATGGTCACTTTTACTACTGTTCTTTGTGCTATTTTTGTGGTCTTTTTATTGTATGACTTTTAAGTTTATaattttcagttgtgtttttaCCTTCCAGATGTAATGAAGGACGTATAGGAAGACTGTGTGAATGTAGTACAGATGAAGTAAATAGCGAGGATATGGATGCTTACTGCAGGAGGGAGAACAGTACAGAAATCTGCAGTAACAATGGAGAATGCATTTGTGGACAGTGTGTatgcaagaaaagagaaaacaccaATGAAGTGTATTCTGGCAAATACTGTGAATGTGACAACTTCAATTGTGATCGATCAAATGGTTTGATTTGTGGAGGTGAGAAACTACTTCAGAGTTTTCTGCTGGCAAAACTGGCCAGCTCTTTACAAGTCTGTCAGCTCCACCCTGTAGAGCAGTGATACTGAGCTTATAGATCATACCTGCTTGATAACAGAGATGAGAATATCCACAGATTTGGTGATTGGAAATGTCTATTAATAAAACAGCTCTCTGTGATCGTGACGTATAGTACGTTAAAACATGTCACCTTCCTTGAATCACGACTCCAGGAAGGATGTAAAGTGAACTTGACTTCTGCTGTTTATTACCGAGTTACCCTCAGGTATTACAGTAAAGACAACTAGCCTGAGATTATAATGTTATACTGGCTCAGTGTAACCACTGTGTCAATAAAAAGAGATAATGACCTCAGCTTACTTGTAATAGTGAGCACTTGACTCTGTGCCTGACAAGATACCATTGAGATGCTATCTTGAGACTGTTCTGAAAGGTAAGAGAAGATTAGAATGTCCAGGATACAGAGAAACACCTTAAGGGCTTGAAACAAGACTGGCAATTAATTCCTGAAATCAAAAGTAGATTAGAAAATCCTCTAGCAGGCAGTGTCTAAATTATCTTGCTGCATGTATTTTTGTCCTGTAACTTCCCTAGGCTGTTTTTCACATGGAAATACCTGGTAGAAGTGTAACTACTACCTCAGTTTTGAATgtgatacaaaaataaaacagagaagcCACTAAGCTTTAACTGAATTATGAGCATCATCTGTTCGATTTGCTCAGGACACACAATTGCTCACCAGCTCCGCAAGGAATAGGAGCAATGGTGGTGGTGTTCCAAAATATACAGTGATAGATAAGTATTGACCTAAATGCTTTATTCTCAATGGAGGAGGAGGGGTGTAGCCAAAGTTCTTTCCATTTCACCCAGATCACCCTTTGGAGATACAGGTGTCTTGTTTGCTGTGTCGGGAGTGTAAGGAGCATAAAGTTTGGCTGGGTGGATGAGGTCAGAAGGACAGCAGCTGAATGGTGGTGTTCTAGGCACTCAaagatgtttcatttttctgtgttttaaagtcTAAGTTTGTGCATTTCTCATCTCTTTAGATCTTGCTTTATAAATGTATGTAGTGATAGATACAAAGACCGCACGGTGTACATACAACATGGTGAACTGAAGCAGTGCTGTAGTGCACTCCACCCAGCAGACAGGGCCATCACATTATACTCTTCTTGATCAGCCTTCCCTAGTCTTGTTATTTTGTTTACAAAATGAAATCCAAATATAGAATGGGAAAAGGGGTTAAATGCCTGTAAGTAGTTTTTCAAGGAgctaaaaatttattttgtagcTCTAAATTAATTATCGCACCaccagtgttttcttttcccagtatCCATTCTCAGATGGTGAAAGTTTGTCTTACGGTCacaaattttgtgttttatattaGACTTCATTTCACTGTGATATCTTTCCAACGCACAGGAAACGGTATCTGCAAATGCCGAGTGTGCGAGTGTTTCCCCAACTTCACTGGCAGTGCATGTGATTGCTCTTTGGATACCTTGCCGTGTATGGCGTCTAATGGGCAGATCTGCAATGGAAGAGGAACCTGTGAATGTGGGACCTGTAACTGTACAGATCCAAAATTCCAGGGCCCCACATGTGAAATGTGTCAGACTTGCCTTGGTGTCTGTGCAGAGCACAAGTAAGTACCTAGAAAACCAAATCCCAGTTTCTGTGTATTTGAGTTTGTGGTATTTACACgtgcagaatttttaaaatgaggctTTTGATACTGTGCTTTATTTTACCCTGAAATGCAGGGACATTGTATCTTATCATCCCTTTAGACAGTAAAAGTTGCATGAGTAATTGATAATTACAAACAATAACATACGTTATTTTGGTTGCTTCCAGGTAggcaaattatttcttaaagtCTTTCCCTGCCATTTTTTATTAGGCATGGAAATGTGTACATTATGTCGAGTCATTTAAAGCATTCAGATTGACTtgggctggtgacagctttcCCCTATTTCACGTACAATTATCAACAGCCAGCCTTCTACAGAGCTGGGGAGAACCCAGGTATATAATGTGACAGGCTGTAAAGTCCTATCATCTtgaccttttaaaattattgtaacaaaagtatatatatatggtaCCATTTCCAGAGTAGTTAAAACTTCAGCTAAACTTTTTGCTTAAAACTTTTATTCTGAAACACTCttgaaaaaaagtcaaactaTCCTGACAGTCAAAAACTCAGCCTAGATTTGTATGAGCCAATGGAATTTTTATCTCTGCCGTTGGAAATCCAGGTTTGTGGAAACCAAGCATTTTCTGAATGGAAACTTTGAAATAAGTTTATGATTAGCGGCTGGGCCAAGTCCTGGCTTTGTGCGGATGACTTAAAGGTTTTCTTTCCGCACAGTCTTTTTAGTATCAAAATCCTGCTCAGCCGGCTTCTGTCAGTGAGTTATTCGGAGTGAAATCTTACTGTAAAACTTGTCACtcagtttgttctttttaacCTGTCTCTCAGATACTGTTTCACTGTAAATATTCTGTTCCTACACTGTGTTCTCTGAGAGTATTCATTTTCCAGGTGGAGgtgttgaaaatgtttttacCTTACCACCCTGGGAAAGAAGAGTTTATTAAAGGGGGGCTTTGTTAATCACCAGGTACATAAATATTCTGACTGGTAAAAAGCTgtgccttgctttattttttttcctggccttgtgGCAAAAGGGTTGGagttgttgaggtttttttctgcattttctcttttacaaTTCTTTAGATTAAATGCTAGAAATCTTTCGTGAGCATATTAAAAGGCATTGCTTCCGATTTGTTCTTCCACAGGGACTGCGTTCAGTGCAGAGCTTTCGATaagggagaaaagaaggaaacatgCTCTCAGGAATGTATGCATTTCAACATGACGCTGGTAGAAAGTCGAGACAAGTTGCCGCAGCCTGGACAGCCCGATCCGCTGTCTCACTGCAAAGAGAAGGATGTTGACGACTGCTGGTTCTACTTCACGTATTCTGTCAACTCAAATGGTGAAGCCAACGTCCACGTGGTGGAGACCCCAGGTATGAACAGAGTGTTCCCTGCTCTCCCTTTGTCCTTGTTGTTAATTCACACAGTTGTGTGCTACAAAGTCACCCTGGTTGATCTGTGTGAGGTAGGTGCTTTTGGAAATGGGTATGTATTCCCCGAGCGAGAGTTGTGGATGTTGTAAACTTGAgttacttcagaaaaacataAGTGTCTCTAGATCTAGTTCTTTTAGAACCTTTAGGATGACAgaaatgggtttgttttttaaaaacaaagtaaatcaGATAGGTACGTTTGTTAAAGCATTTATGTTTCCACTTGCTATATTTTGCAGGCTTCTTTTACCTGTCTTGTAGCAAGTCCTAGATATCCAACTTTTGGCAGTGTTTTTGGCTGGGCTTGTGCTACAGGTTAGAAACAATGGTgtctgtggggttttgttgctttttgcttttccttttgtttaatAATATGGGACCAGTCTTACACACACACCCAAATGTGTACTGTGCAGCAAACtccttaaattatttcattctggGAGCCTTTGCTTTTACTTAACTGAGGTACCTTAAAGTCTGAAAAGCCTTTTGCTTAATTAATCTTTAATAGTGTATTGATCAATCTtctgatacaaaaaaaaaaagggagagaagaattGTACAGCTCAATCTGTAATTTACCATTTATTTAACATAAGTATTGTTAGTTTGCATCACTGCATGTTGCATCTAACAGTGcaaaaattctggttttgcGCATTAGCAGCAGGTGGTCTCCCGATTTTTATAAACCTGATAGAAAATACACACCCTACTTGTGTTTTGAAAGGTTAAGTGCTGTATTCTACTCAAGGAACTTTCAGAGTTGATCATTTGGCTGATCAGCACTTAATACACATCAGTGGTTAGTGGTCTTTAGAAATAAATACCTCTTCCATTCAGAATGCTTTAAATTCTCTAAGCATGTAGTCAAAATTATAGAGGAGGACCTGGAGCCCTTCTTCTGTTAGGACAAGCCAATGCGTGCACTATACTTTGGGGGTCTGACCTTTGTTTCGTGTATAAACTTCTGTGGTCTTAGCTAAGAGCTGAATCAAGCCTTTGTGCCCCAGGAAGCACCTGAAGTTTTGTGCCATACAGGTGCTGAAGGAACAAGCTCCGTTCAGTAGAGCTGGATTGGGTGGAGCAgacatttcttccttcctggTTGCCAGGGAGTTCATGTCGTGTCCCTTCCCACTTCCCTCGCTCCTGCAGAGGCAGCTCCAAGATGAGGGGTCTGCAGTTCGGGGGAAGCAGCGTTCCTATCGACAGCACAGGAGTTGCATTTATTTGCTTCTGACTCCTGCAGCTGAGCTTTGCAAAAGCTCTTGTTCAGTTTGTGATTACTGGGAATTTTGTATTAGTAGAAGAGCTGGGGTTCATTTTGGAGGGTGGTTATTTCTATGTCAGTCACCTTAAATGATTTTGTGCCTGTATTACTCTTTTCAAACATATCAGGGACTTTCAAAACAagtgagatttatttttatacaaagaTGATGtacccctttttaaaaattttattttagaagaggTCAATTCCCAAGATGAGGAGAtatccttaaaaaataaaaaaaccagtCTCGGAAGCAAAGCTGTTACTTATCTCTATATATTGGCTACTAGGAATAACAGCTGAGGTAAAATGATGAacacttattttctgtaatgCTGTTGATAGGGTCTGTTTTGCTAATCTGTATTTGTGCTCTAGCTGGCTTATTCCTCCAGTGCCACCTTTGACTTGGAgcttttacatatttaaaatacaattactAATTGAATAACCTAAGGAGTTAGCAGTGCGTAGACTTTATCATCAGAACAGGAATTGTTCCGTTGCTAAGATTAAACACAAATTGGATGgataaaaataaactggaaCGTTACAGGTTGCACACGTTCCAAAACTTCCATTATTTGAAGGGCAAATAGTATTGGCGTGTGTCCAATATTCAAAATAATGGCTTCATacgaaataacatttttaaaggtaatGCGCATTTGGATGCTTTAACACTTTATAAAATCATGCTTCCCTCGCTTTGTTCCCTAGA containing:
- the ITGB1 gene encoding integrin beta-1 isoform X1, yielding MAETKLKLLAWAGVLCCLIWNGFAQQGGSDCIKANAKSCGECIQAGPNCGWCKKTDFLQEGEPTSARCDDLAALKSKGCPMEDIENPRGSKQVLEDKEVTNRKIGAAERLKPEDITQIQPQKLVLKLRVGEPQTFSLKFKRAEDYPIDLYYLMDLSYSMKDDLENVKSLGTALMFEMEKITSDFRIGFGSFVEKTVMPYISTTPAKLRNPCTGDQNCTSPFSYKNVLSLTSEGNKFNELVGKQHISGNLDSPEGGFDAIMQVAVCGEQIGWRNVTRLLVFSTDAGFHFAGDGKLGGIVLPNDGKCHLENNMYTMSHYYDYPSIAHLVQKLSENNIQTIFAVTEEFQAVYKELKNLIPKSAVGTLSSNSSNVIQLIIDAYNSLSSEVILENSKLPKGVTISYKSFCKNGVNDTQEDGRKCSNISIGDEVKFEINVTANECPKKGQNETIKIKPLGFTEEVEINLQFICECQCQGEGEPNSPACHEGNGTFECGACRCNEGRIGRLCECSTDEVNSEDMDAYCRRENSTEICSNNGECICGQCVCKKRENTNEVYSGKYCECDNFNCDRSNGLICGGNGICKCRVCECFPNFTGSACDCSLDTLPCMASNGQICNGRGTCECGTCNCTDPKFQGPTCEMCQTCLGVCAEHKDCVQCRAFDKGEKKETCSQECMHFNMTLVESRDKLPQPGQPDPLSHCKEKDVDDCWFYFTYSVNSNGEANVHVVETPECPSGPDIIPIVAGVVAGIVLIGLALLLIWKLLMIIHDRREFAKFEKEKMNAKWDTQENPIYKSPINNFKNPNYGRKAGL
- the ITGB1 gene encoding integrin beta-1 isoform X5, with amino-acid sequence MEDIENPRGSKQVLEDKEVTNRKIGAAERLKPEDITQIQPQKLVLKLRVGEPQTFSLKFKRAEDYPIDLYYLMDLSYSMKDDLENVKSLGTALMFEMEKITSDFRIGFGSFVEKTVMPYISTTPAKLRNPCTGDQNCTSPFSYKNVLSLTSEGNKFNELVGKQHISGNLDSPEGGFDAIMQVAVCGEQIGWRNVTRLLVFSTDAGFHFAGDGKLGGIVLPNDGKCHLENNMYTMSHYYDYPSIAHLVQKLSENNIQTIFAVTEEFQAVYKELKNLIPKSAVGTLSSNSSNVIQLIIDAYNSLSSEVILENSKLPKGVTISYKSFCKNGVNDTQEDGRKCSNISIGDEVKFEINVTANECPKKGQNETIKIKPLGFTEEVEINLQFICECQCQGEGEPNSPACHEGNGTFECGACRCNEGRIGRLCECSTDEVNSEDMDAYCRRENSTEICSNNGECICGQCVCKKRENTNEVYSGKYCECDNFNCDRSNGLICGGNGICKCRVCECFPNFTGSACDCSLDTLPCMASNGQICNGRGTCECGTCNCTDPKFQGPTCEMCQTCLGVCAEHKDCVQCRAFDKGEKKETCSQECMHFNMTLVESRDKLPQPGQPDPLSHCKEKDVDDCWFYFTYSVNSNGEANVHVVETPECPSGPDIIPIVAGVVAGIVLIGLALLLIWKLLMIIHDRREFAKFEKEKMNAKWDTGENPIYKSAVTTVVNPKYEGK
- the ITGB1 gene encoding integrin beta-1 isoform X3; amino-acid sequence: MAETKLKLLAWAGVLCCLIWNGFAQQGGSDCIKANAKSCGECIQAGPNCGWCKKTDFLQEGEPTSARCDDLAALKSKGCPMEDIENPRGSKQVLEDKEVTNRKIGAAERLKPEDITQIQPQKLVLKLRVGEPQTFSLKFKRAEDYPIDLYYLMDLSYSMKDDLENVKSLGTALMFEMEKITSDFRIGFGSFVEKTVMPYISTTPAKLRNPCTGDQNCTSPFSYKNVLSLTSEGNKFNELVGKQHISGNLDSPEGGFDAIMQVAVCGEQIGWRNVTRLLVFSTDAGFHFAGDGKLGGIVLPNDGKCHLENNMYTMSHYYDYPSIAHLVQKLSENNIQTIFAVTEEFQAVYKELKNLIPKSAVGTLSSNSSNVIQLIIDAYNSLSSEVILENSKLPKGVTISYKSFCKNGVNDTQEDGRKCSNISIGDEVKFEINVTANECPKKGQNETIKIKPLGFTEEVEINLQFICECQCQGEGEPNSPACHEGNGTFECGACRCNEGRIGRLCECSTDEVNSEDMDAYCRRENSTEICSNNGECICGQCVCKKRENTNEVYSGKYCECDNFNCDRSNGLICGGNGICKCRVCECFPNFTGSACDCSLDTLPCMASNGQICNGRGTCECGTCNCTDPKFQGPTCEMCQTCLGVCAEHKDCVQCRAFDKGEKKETCSQECMHFNMTLVESRDKLPQPGQPDPLSHCKEKDVDDCWFYFTYSVNSNGEANVHVVETPECPSGPDIIPIVAGVVAGIVLIGLALLLIWKLLMIIHDRREFAKFEKEKMNAKWDTGENPIYKSAVTTVVNPKYEGK
- the ITGB1 gene encoding integrin beta-1 isoform X2; protein product: MTKLKLLAWAGVLCCLIWNGFAQQGGSDCIKANAKSCGECIQAGPNCGWCKKTDFLQEGEPTSARCDDLAALKSKGCPMEDIENPRGSKQVLEDKEVTNRKIGAAERLKPEDITQIQPQKLVLKLRVGEPQTFSLKFKRAEDYPIDLYYLMDLSYSMKDDLENVKSLGTALMFEMEKITSDFRIGFGSFVEKTVMPYISTTPAKLRNPCTGDQNCTSPFSYKNVLSLTSEGNKFNELVGKQHISGNLDSPEGGFDAIMQVAVCGEQIGWRNVTRLLVFSTDAGFHFAGDGKLGGIVLPNDGKCHLENNMYTMSHYYDYPSIAHLVQKLSENNIQTIFAVTEEFQAVYKELKNLIPKSAVGTLSSNSSNVIQLIIDAYNSLSSEVILENSKLPKGVTISYKSFCKNGVNDTQEDGRKCSNISIGDEVKFEINVTANECPKKGQNETIKIKPLGFTEEVEINLQFICECQCQGEGEPNSPACHEGNGTFECGACRCNEGRIGRLCECSTDEVNSEDMDAYCRRENSTEICSNNGECICGQCVCKKRENTNEVYSGKYCECDNFNCDRSNGLICGGNGICKCRVCECFPNFTGSACDCSLDTLPCMASNGQICNGRGTCECGTCNCTDPKFQGPTCEMCQTCLGVCAEHKDCVQCRAFDKGEKKETCSQECMHFNMTLVESRDKLPQPGQPDPLSHCKEKDVDDCWFYFTYSVNSNGEANVHVVETPECPSGPDIIPIVAGVVAGIVLIGLALLLIWKLLMIIHDRREFAKFEKEKMNAKWDTQENPIYKSPINNFKNPNYGRKAGL
- the ITGB1 gene encoding integrin beta-1 isoform X4 is translated as MTKLKLLAWAGVLCCLIWNGFAQQGGSDCIKANAKSCGECIQAGPNCGWCKKTDFLQEGEPTSARCDDLAALKSKGCPMEDIENPRGSKQVLEDKEVTNRKIGAAERLKPEDITQIQPQKLVLKLRVGEPQTFSLKFKRAEDYPIDLYYLMDLSYSMKDDLENVKSLGTALMFEMEKITSDFRIGFGSFVEKTVMPYISTTPAKLRNPCTGDQNCTSPFSYKNVLSLTSEGNKFNELVGKQHISGNLDSPEGGFDAIMQVAVCGEQIGWRNVTRLLVFSTDAGFHFAGDGKLGGIVLPNDGKCHLENNMYTMSHYYDYPSIAHLVQKLSENNIQTIFAVTEEFQAVYKELKNLIPKSAVGTLSSNSSNVIQLIIDAYNSLSSEVILENSKLPKGVTISYKSFCKNGVNDTQEDGRKCSNISIGDEVKFEINVTANECPKKGQNETIKIKPLGFTEEVEINLQFICECQCQGEGEPNSPACHEGNGTFECGACRCNEGRIGRLCECSTDEVNSEDMDAYCRRENSTEICSNNGECICGQCVCKKRENTNEVYSGKYCECDNFNCDRSNGLICGGNGICKCRVCECFPNFTGSACDCSLDTLPCMASNGQICNGRGTCECGTCNCTDPKFQGPTCEMCQTCLGVCAEHKDCVQCRAFDKGEKKETCSQECMHFNMTLVESRDKLPQPGQPDPLSHCKEKDVDDCWFYFTYSVNSNGEANVHVVETPECPSGPDIIPIVAGVVAGIVLIGLALLLIWKLLMIIHDRREFAKFEKEKMNAKWDTGENPIYKSAVTTVVNPKYEGK